In Deinococcus gobiensis I-0, one genomic interval encodes:
- a CDS encoding NF041680 family putative transposase, whose translation MNASALLDRLQAFRNDVYHCFDHRSDALFNLFDAITVAGLVPSFAHLSLQGPFERGHGSLYAALTRGTLDTERVREIVGTTLNHDQPLVFAIDTSTWVRNDAETSPQRGYFYHPSRHSAGKPVVAGWSSSWVAQLGPVSSSWTAPLDVRRVTPDRTAHEIADEQVQHVRRLLPPGTASPLFVFDGGYDPTRLSKLKDADRVSVLVRVRRNRRFFFDVMTRPGPQGGRPRIHGAKFLCADQTTWPAPHLEHLETTEQYGTVHVRAWTGLHVKTTQDTRPGSRHFKPTYSGTVLLLEVAKLPRETRQPQAFWLWWRGPGVPDLAMLWRAYTRRFDLEHTFRFCKQTLNWETPRLRHPEQADRWTLLVLLAFTQLRLAQPVVTDARLPWQRPQERGRLTPSRVRQGFVQLLVPLGSPACAPKPSGRSPGRPKGKCSGRAPRFPALKKSA comes from the coding sequence ATGAACGCCTCAGCTCTGCTTGACCGTCTGCAGGCCTTTCGGAACGACGTTTACCACTGCTTCGACCATCGTTCAGATGCATTGTTCAACCTGTTTGACGCCATCACCGTGGCGGGACTGGTGCCCAGCTTCGCGCACCTCAGCTTGCAGGGACCCTTTGAGCGCGGTCATGGCAGCCTGTACGCGGCATTGACTCGGGGCACGCTCGATACCGAGCGTGTTCGAGAGATTGTCGGCACCACCCTGAACCACGACCAGCCACTCGTCTTCGCCATCGATACCTCGACTTGGGTCCGAAACGATGCCGAGACCAGTCCGCAGCGGGGGTACTTCTATCACCCAAGTCGTCACAGCGCTGGAAAGCCTGTGGTCGCGGGCTGGTCTTCCTCCTGGGTCGCCCAGCTTGGACCTGTCAGCAGCAGCTGGACCGCACCTCTCGATGTGCGTCGAGTCACCCCTGATCGCACGGCGCACGAGATTGCCGATGAACAGGTCCAGCACGTCCGCAGGCTGTTGCCCCCAGGGACCGCATCACCGCTGTTCGTGTTCGATGGCGGGTATGACCCGACCCGTCTGTCGAAGCTCAAAGACGCTGACAGAGTCAGCGTCCTGGTCCGTGTACGGCGGAACCGGCGGTTCTTCTTTGACGTCATGACGCGTCCGGGTCCCCAGGGAGGTCGCCCACGCATTCATGGCGCCAAGTTTCTGTGCGCGGATCAGACCACCTGGCCGGCACCCCATCTGGAGCATCTGGAAACCACGGAGCAGTACGGGACGGTCCATGTGCGTGCCTGGACGGGGCTGCACGTCAAGACCACTCAGGACACGCGGCCAGGATCGCGTCACTTCAAGCCGACATATAGCGGGACCGTGTTGTTGTTGGAGGTGGCGAAGTTGCCCCGGGAAACGCGTCAACCGCAGGCGTTCTGGCTCTGGTGGCGGGGACCAGGCGTGCCGGATCTGGCGATGCTGTGGCGCGCCTACACGCGTCGGTTCGATCTGGAACATACCTTCCGCTTTTGCAAACAGACGCTGAACTGGGAAACACCACGTCTGCGTCATCCGGAGCAGGCGGACCGTTGGACGCTGTTGGTGCTGCTGGCCTTCACCCAATTGCGCCTGGCTCAGCCGGTGGTGACCGATGCCCGTCTTCCATGGCAGCGACCACAGGAACGTGGTCGCTTGACGCCAAGTCGAGTCAGGCAAGGTTTTGTCCAGCTGTTGGTGCCCCTGGGAAGTCCAGCGTGCGCGCCAAAACCGTCAGGCCGTTCACCGGGACGACCCAAAGGGAAGTGCTCAGGACGCGCACCTCGCTTCCCCGCCTTGAAAAAGAGCGCCTGA
- a CDS encoding glycosyltransferase family 4 protein — MKVAIIHDWLVTEAGAEKVLERLINIFPQAEIFSIVDFLSQDQRKFIRNKKVKTSFIQRLPKAKTAYRNYLPLMPIAIEQFDLSTYDVVISSSYAVAKGVITGPRQLHICYCHSPIRYAWDLQHQYLAEANIVRGIKSIFARIILHYIRLWDVRTSSGVDVFVANSNFIAKRIWKVYRRKSTVIYPPVEVDNFTPGTEKGGFYLTASRLVPYKRVDLIVAAFAKMPDKKLIVIGNGPEMDKIRSLATPNIKILGYQSFESMRDYMRRAQAFIFAAEEDFGIVPVEAQACGTPVIAYGQGGSAETIIDGRTGILFPEQTVDSLIDAVSKFELNSDFKPEDCRTNALRFSGERFENEVRKLVNDLIEMHFRDRKNNNRE, encoded by the coding sequence ATCAAAGTTGCTATAATACATGATTGGTTAGTTACCGAAGCAGGAGCAGAGAAAGTCCTAGAAAGACTAATAAATATTTTCCCTCAGGCTGAAATATTCAGTATTGTTGATTTCCTGAGTCAAGATCAAAGAAAATTCATACGTAATAAAAAAGTTAAAACCTCTTTCATTCAGCGTCTTCCTAAGGCTAAGACTGCATATCGTAATTATCTACCACTGATGCCTATTGCGATTGAACAATTTGACTTATCTACGTACGATGTAGTGATTTCAAGTAGCTATGCGGTGGCCAAAGGGGTAATTACCGGCCCTAGACAACTGCATATTTGTTACTGTCATTCTCCCATACGTTATGCATGGGATTTGCAGCACCAGTACTTGGCTGAAGCAAATATAGTCAGAGGTATAAAATCAATTTTTGCAAGAATTATTTTGCATTATATTCGCCTATGGGATGTTAGAACATCCTCAGGCGTAGATGTATTTGTAGCTAATTCTAATTTTATTGCTAAACGTATTTGGAAGGTATATCGTCGTAAATCTACGGTTATTTATCCGCCGGTAGAGGTAGACAATTTCACTCCAGGAACAGAAAAGGGTGGCTTTTATCTAACAGCGTCGCGATTAGTACCTTATAAACGTGTTGATTTAATTGTAGCTGCCTTTGCTAAAATGCCAGATAAAAAACTAATCGTGATCGGTAATGGCCCAGAGATGGATAAAATTCGATCCTTGGCGACACCTAATATAAAGATACTGGGATATCAATCTTTCGAGAGTATGCGTGATTACATGAGGAGGGCACAAGCATTCATATTTGCAGCTGAGGAGGATTTTGGAATTGTTCCTGTTGAAGCCCAAGCCTGTGGTACTCCTGTAATTGCATATGGGCAGGGTGGATCAGCTGAAACTATTATAGATGGGCGAACTGGAATTCTATTTCCCGAACAGACGGTAGATTCACTAATAGATGCTGTATCAAAATTTGAGTTGAATAGTGATTTTAAGCCAGAAGATTGTAGGACTAACGCCCTTCGTTTTAGTGGTGAAAGATTTGAAAATGAAGTAAGAAAATTAGTAAATGATCTTATCGAAATGCATTTCCGTGATAGGAAAAATAATAACCGCGAATAG
- a CDS encoding glycosyltransferase family 4 protein: protein MSKRILFVDQSGQLGGAELSLIDVAKYYSEGSKVVLFEDGPFRNRLESLGISVKIISLSQDIREIRRDSNKIPNIKSFLSIIKLVAQTTFEARKYDLIVPNTQKALMVCAIVGFLTRKPVLWFLRDIMSSEHFSQNMRRIVKIVSNNLVKLVIANSQASAQALLDQGGNLNKVRVIHDGLDTKQIISQAGNGIPDLRSLLGISDEPLVGVFSRLSPWKGQHILLESLRDLPGVHAIFVGDAIFGEKDYVEHLKNLVKDWDLEERVHFLGFREDVPALMRSVDIVLHTSTVAEPLGRVIIEGMLSRRPVIATAAGGALEIVQNGYNGLLVPPDDSKELTESILRLLNDRELANEIAIAGFKHAKEKFDIENMIQNLDLEIESILDK, encoded by the coding sequence ATGAGTAAACGTATCCTATTTGTAGATCAGAGTGGTCAGCTTGGAGGGGCGGAGCTATCACTAATAGATGTAGCTAAATATTATTCAGAAGGAAGTAAGGTTGTTCTCTTTGAGGATGGGCCATTTAGAAATCGATTAGAATCTCTTGGTATTAGTGTAAAGATAATTAGTTTGTCTCAAGACATTAGAGAAATACGTAGAGATTCTAATAAGATACCGAATATAAAATCTTTTTTAAGTATAATAAAATTGGTAGCTCAAACTACTTTTGAAGCTAGAAAGTATGACTTAATTGTCCCTAATACCCAAAAAGCTCTTATGGTTTGTGCAATAGTAGGCTTTCTGACTCGTAAACCAGTTCTCTGGTTTTTGCGTGATATTATGAGTTCAGAGCACTTTAGTCAAAATATGAGACGTATAGTTAAAATAGTGTCTAATAATTTAGTCAAACTAGTTATTGCTAATTCCCAGGCTAGCGCACAGGCACTTTTAGACCAGGGTGGCAACCTTAATAAAGTACGTGTAATCCATGATGGTTTAGACACAAAACAAATAATCAGTCAAGCAGGAAATGGTATACCCGATTTACGCTCACTTCTCGGTATAAGTGATGAGCCTCTAGTGGGAGTTTTTAGTCGACTTTCACCATGGAAAGGGCAACATATTTTACTAGAGTCTTTGAGGGATTTACCTGGAGTTCACGCAATATTCGTAGGGGATGCTATTTTTGGAGAAAAGGATTATGTAGAACATCTAAAAAATCTGGTTAAAGATTGGGATCTAGAAGAACGCGTTCATTTTTTAGGATTTCGTGAGGATGTACCTGCTTTGATGCGATCTGTAGATATTGTCTTACATACTTCCACAGTTGCTGAACCATTGGGACGAGTAATTATAGAAGGTATGTTATCTAGGCGTCCTGTAATTGCTACGGCAGCCGGTGGGGCATTAGAAATTGTACAAAATGGATATAATGGTTTATTAGTACCACCGGACGATTCAAAAGAACTAACTGAAAGTATACTTAGGCTTCTTAATGATCGGGAATTAGCCAATGAAATAGCAATCGCTGGCTTTAAACACGCTAAAGAAAAATTTGACATCGAAAATATGATCCAAAATTTGGATCTAGAGATCGAATCTATTTTGGATAAATAG
- a CDS encoding glycosyltransferase family 4 protein, with the protein MKILHVLNEFREIGNGIVNVATDLACFQARAGHQVLVASSGGEYVDLLKAYGGHHVYFDQQRNTKNLIKATKLWQEIVEEFKPDVVHAHMMTGAVIARLTRKKNSYKIVTTVHNEFQKSADLMRLGDRVVAVSENVKDAMIRRGIDRGKLRVILNGTIGSPRRKSLQEITPVDLNHPAIVVVGAVLKRKGSDIIIEAFKNLSSRFPNAHLYFVGGLDWQIARTLANNTGVGSKIHFVGFDPQPQRYMLSADIFAFPTLKESFGLVLIEAREMGLPIVASNVGGIPEALSHGQAGILVPPADPTALAFELEKLLESPEYRMEMSTKAYQDLDIFTVERMNYEYLELYKDITSI; encoded by the coding sequence ATGAAAATTCTACATGTTCTCAATGAATTTAGAGAAATAGGGAATGGAATTGTTAATGTAGCAACAGACTTAGCCTGCTTTCAGGCCCGCGCAGGTCATCAAGTGTTGGTTGCTTCATCGGGTGGTGAGTACGTAGATTTGCTAAAAGCATACGGTGGTCATCACGTGTATTTTGATCAGCAGCGTAATACAAAAAATTTGATAAAGGCCACTAAGCTTTGGCAGGAAATAGTCGAAGAATTTAAGCCGGACGTTGTTCACGCCCATATGATGACTGGAGCAGTAATAGCAAGGCTGACTCGTAAAAAAAACTCATATAAGATTGTTACTACGGTACATAATGAGTTTCAGAAAAGCGCTGACTTGATGCGTTTAGGTGACAGAGTTGTAGCTGTTAGCGAAAATGTGAAAGATGCTATGATAAGGCGTGGAATTGACAGGGGTAAATTAAGGGTCATATTAAATGGTACTATAGGTAGTCCGCGCCGTAAATCACTCCAAGAAATCACTCCGGTAGATCTCAATCACCCTGCTATTGTTGTAGTTGGAGCTGTATTAAAACGTAAAGGTAGTGACATTATTATCGAAGCGTTTAAAAATCTATCATCTAGATTTCCTAATGCGCACCTGTATTTCGTGGGTGGGCTCGATTGGCAGATAGCGCGAACTTTAGCAAATAATACCGGTGTAGGTAGCAAAATACACTTTGTTGGGTTTGATCCTCAACCACAAAGATATATGCTAAGTGCTGATATTTTTGCCTTTCCTACTCTAAAAGAGTCATTTGGGCTTGTCTTGATAGAGGCGCGAGAAATGGGTCTTCCAATAGTTGCTAGTAACGTAGGGGGTATTCCAGAAGCACTTTCACATGGTCAAGCTGGAATTTTAGTTCCACCAGCAGATCCCACCGCGTTAGCTTTTGAATTAGAAAAACTGTTGGAATCGCCAGAATATCGGATGGAGATGTCTACTAAAGCTTATCAAGATCTAGATATATTTACTGTTGAAAGAATGAATTACGAATATCTGGAATTATATAAGGATATTACATCTATATGA
- a CDS encoding glycosyltransferase family 4 protein, whose protein sequence is MRRIKIFQIGLVWFPEQGGGLDRFYYDLIRRLPENGFDVRGLVVGSDQVDIQTEGAIKSATDTSTPLLKKLISIYHFSRATFRSFAPDLLVSHFALHAFPILSLIGRRPLVVHFHGPWALEASVEGSKIYWVKIAKFIEKAVYSRAKRIIVLSKAFRKILHEEYNIPLDKIVIIPGAIETRKFTKNAISVSRDQARNELGWSLERPTILIVRRLANRMGLEDAIIAIENVRVRFPNVLLLIAGKGHLHSELSQIIIDRALENNVKLLGFIPDDKLALNYRAANFTLVPTISLEGFGLITVESLASGTPVLVTPVGGLPEVVEDLSADLVLPATGPDAIADGLTKILSGEQALPDEETCMEYADKNFSWVVASSRIAKIYREALE, encoded by the coding sequence ATGAGACGTATCAAGATTTTTCAGATTGGCTTGGTTTGGTTCCCGGAGCAAGGGGGAGGTCTGGATAGATTTTATTATGACTTGATTAGACGCCTTCCTGAAAATGGCTTTGATGTTAGGGGTCTAGTAGTTGGGTCTGACCAAGTGGATATCCAGACTGAAGGAGCTATCAAATCAGCTACGGACACCTCAACTCCACTACTCAAGAAGTTAATTTCCATATACCACTTTAGTAGGGCGACGTTCAGATCTTTTGCCCCGGATCTATTGGTATCCCATTTTGCCTTACACGCCTTTCCTATACTGAGTCTGATCGGCCGGCGTCCGTTGGTCGTACATTTTCATGGACCATGGGCACTCGAAGCATCTGTAGAGGGCTCAAAAATATATTGGGTCAAAATAGCTAAATTTATAGAAAAAGCCGTATACTCCCGTGCTAAACGAATCATAGTTTTATCTAAAGCTTTTCGTAAAATTTTACATGAAGAATATAATATTCCATTAGATAAGATAGTAATTATTCCAGGAGCGATAGAAACTAGAAAATTTACAAAAAATGCAATTAGTGTCTCACGTGATCAGGCACGAAACGAACTGGGCTGGAGCTTAGAACGACCGACTATTTTAATAGTACGCCGTCTAGCTAATAGAATGGGACTAGAAGATGCTATTATTGCTATAGAAAACGTACGCGTTAGGTTTCCCAACGTGCTATTACTAATAGCTGGAAAAGGACATTTACACTCTGAACTTAGTCAGATTATTATTGATCGTGCACTAGAAAATAATGTAAAATTACTAGGATTTATTCCAGATGATAAACTTGCCTTAAATTATCGAGCTGCTAATTTTACACTAGTTCCTACGATATCGTTAGAGGGTTTTGGTCTAATCACTGTGGAGTCGCTAGCTTCCGGTACTCCTGTTTTAGTAACTCCAGTTGGAGGTTTACCTGAAGTAGTAGAAGACCTTTCTGCTGATTTAGTTCTACCAGCTACGGGGCCAGATGCTATAGCAGATGGTTTAACGAAAATACTATCCGGTGAACAAGCTTTACCCGATGAGGAAACTTGTATGGAATATGCCGATAAAAATTTTAGTTGGGTAGTGGCTTCCTCTAGAATTGCTAAGATATATCGTGAGGCTTTAGAATGA
- a CDS encoding glycosyltransferase family 2 protein yields MDSNSITVVVPTYRRTADLEKCLISLNGQIREPDEIVVVCRENDLATIDFLERKSLNDLKLRYIKVSEAGAIASMSAGVELASGNIVALIDDDAYAWPDWLLRIEKYFSLDATIGGVGGRYWDHYEGIVDDGNESVVGKIQYSGRVIGNHYRGFGNPREVDILNGISAYRKSILDEVGFDNRLKGSGAQVHWEIALSLRIKSKGWKLIYDPSISVNHYRGKRYDEDQRSPLNSIAISNATHNETLVLLEYMNPFRRLVFIVWFLSVGTIAAPGVIQALRLLPRYRLDTFKYLIASLRGRMWGVKSWMNSVKKSA; encoded by the coding sequence ATGGATAGTAATAGTATTACGGTGGTTGTCCCGACCTATAGGCGAACCGCTGATTTGGAGAAGTGTCTAATATCTCTAAACGGTCAGATCAGAGAGCCAGATGAAATAGTAGTCGTATGTCGTGAAAATGACCTAGCTACTATCGATTTTCTAGAAAGAAAAAGCCTAAATGATTTAAAGCTAAGGTATATAAAGGTTTCCGAAGCTGGTGCAATCGCCTCAATGTCTGCTGGTGTAGAGTTAGCAAGTGGAAATATAGTTGCCTTAATAGATGATGACGCTTATGCTTGGCCAGATTGGTTGCTGCGTATAGAAAAGTATTTTTCTCTCGATGCTACTATTGGCGGAGTGGGGGGGCGTTACTGGGATCACTATGAGGGAATTGTGGATGATGGTAATGAATCTGTAGTAGGTAAAATTCAATACTCTGGTAGAGTGATTGGTAACCACTACCGTGGCTTTGGCAATCCTCGTGAAGTAGACATACTTAACGGAATAAGTGCTTATAGAAAGTCTATTTTAGACGAAGTGGGGTTTGACAATAGATTGAAAGGTTCCGGCGCTCAAGTCCACTGGGAAATAGCTTTGAGTCTGCGAATTAAATCAAAAGGCTGGAAACTAATATACGACCCCAGTATTTCAGTTAATCATTACAGAGGAAAAAGATATGACGAAGATCAGAGAAGCCCTCTAAACTCAATAGCCATATCAAATGCAACTCATAATGAAACACTTGTCCTCTTGGAATATATGAATCCTTTTAGAAGATTAGTATTTATAGTGTGGTTTCTAAGTGTTGGAACTATAGCAGCTCCCGGCGTAATACAGGCTTTAAGATTACTTCCTAGGTATAGATTAGACACTTTTAAGTATCTAATTGCTAGTCTCAGAGGTAGAATGTGGGGAGTAAAATCTTGGATGAATTCTGTAAAAAAATCAGCTTAA
- a CDS encoding O-antigen ligase family protein produces the protein MSILPILFKGVKIKRLEGLAISVITVSILCGYLVGIFESGIFSATFSLLDWLCPLSLMVFIFLKRKTLELDYKAMLKPISLSVVFMGLYGIIQFVNILPWDAYWMRNADINSIGYPSPYNVRVFSTLNSPGPFAIVITSGILLLSNVSLKKSRKVIGLVFGGLSLLLSLVRSAWGGWFLGQLVILLRSNIIKSSKMILTFFIGILLIIPFIYTSRLYNSIEMRLSTFGNIQEDKSFNDRREFLNNILSGENLTAFGHGLGSTGLSARLNSSNRNAILDFDNGFLSIFYTLGIIPGILYCIGVAILLLNLYILSKTATIISLQAIAISIISQMIFVNTLIGVSGIIFWSSLGFAAIIAKKSKYE, from the coding sequence ATGAGCATACTTCCTATATTATTCAAGGGAGTCAAAATTAAAAGATTAGAGGGTTTAGCTATATCTGTTATTACTGTATCTATCCTGTGTGGATATTTAGTCGGTATATTTGAAAGCGGTATTTTTTCTGCTACCTTTAGTTTACTTGATTGGCTGTGTCCATTATCCCTTATGGTATTTATATTTCTTAAGAGGAAAACTCTTGAATTAGATTATAAGGCTATGCTCAAGCCCATTAGCTTATCAGTAGTGTTTATGGGATTATATGGAATCATACAGTTCGTAAATATCCTGCCTTGGGATGCATATTGGATGCGGAACGCTGATATTAATTCTATCGGTTATCCTAGTCCTTATAATGTAAGAGTATTTAGCACTCTCAATTCTCCTGGACCTTTTGCAATAGTAATAACGTCTGGCATATTACTATTAAGTAATGTGAGTCTGAAAAAAAGCAGAAAGGTTATAGGTTTGGTATTTGGTGGACTTTCACTCCTGCTTTCATTGGTAAGATCTGCCTGGGGAGGATGGTTTCTTGGTCAACTGGTAATTTTATTACGCTCCAATATTATTAAATCATCTAAAATGATACTTACGTTTTTTATTGGAATATTATTAATTATTCCATTTATTTATACCTCTCGTCTATATAACTCTATAGAAATGCGTTTATCAACATTTGGTAATATCCAAGAAGATAAAAGTTTTAACGACAGACGTGAATTTTTGAACAACATATTATCTGGAGAAAATCTGACGGCATTTGGCCATGGCTTAGGCTCTACAGGTCTATCTGCGCGTTTAAATTCTAGCAATAGAAATGCCATTCTAGATTTTGATAATGGATTCCTAAGTATATTTTACACACTTGGAATTATACCTGGTATTCTATATTGTATCGGTGTTGCTATACTTTTATTAAATTTATATATTTTGAGTAAAACCGCCACTATAATTTCACTACAAGCTATTGCAATATCTATTATTTCCCAAATGATATTTGTTAATACATTAATCGGGGTATCTGGGATTATATTTTGGAGCTCTTTGGGATTTGCTGCGATTATCGCAAAGAAATCCAAATATGAATAG
- a CDS encoding lipopolysaccharide biosynthesis protein: protein MKKLFKLSDVLVNYKNLITTLVTNFGVLGVNVLTGILIARFLGPEGRGEQSAILLWPQFLAYLMTLGLPAATLYYVRFDPKSSSLYTKVSLTLGLFLGLLSTLIGIIIMPLLLKSYSDEIVYFARCFMLLSPISLLSVILNSLMQSKEQYEVYNWFRFLPSIVTLLGLLILVALKNFNPVTTSLILAFAQIPVFIYGIFWVLRNFELDIKINMSKGKDLLNYALRAYPVDLLRTLGDQLDRVVVVGLLTPTLMGYYVVALSLSRVLNAVQTAMITVLIPDLIQQEERVIRRKTLRALLMSTSITGLVAVPLFF from the coding sequence GTGAAGAAATTATTCAAATTAAGTGATGTATTAGTAAATTACAAGAACTTAATAACAACTCTTGTGACTAATTTTGGGGTTCTGGGAGTAAATGTTCTAACAGGTATCCTTATTGCTCGTTTTTTGGGTCCTGAAGGACGGGGTGAACAATCTGCCATCCTCTTATGGCCTCAATTTTTGGCTTACTTAATGACGCTAGGTCTCCCCGCAGCTACTCTTTATTATGTTCGATTTGATCCGAAGAGCTCCAGCCTGTACACGAAAGTTTCTCTAACTTTGGGTTTGTTTTTAGGACTTCTTTCAACTTTAATAGGTATTATAATTATGCCCCTTTTATTAAAAAGTTACTCGGATGAAATAGTATATTTCGCGCGTTGTTTTATGCTGCTATCGCCAATAAGTTTGCTATCAGTTATACTAAACTCCTTAATGCAATCTAAAGAGCAGTATGAAGTCTACAACTGGTTTAGATTTTTGCCTTCTATAGTGACACTATTAGGTTTACTTATATTAGTAGCTTTAAAAAATTTTAATCCAGTAACAACTAGTTTAATTTTGGCTTTTGCTCAAATACCTGTATTTATATACGGTATATTCTGGGTTTTACGTAATTTTGAACTTGATATCAAAATAAATATGTCTAAAGGGAAGGATTTATTAAATTACGCTTTGAGAGCTTACCCAGTTGATTTATTACGAACTCTAGGTGATCAGTTGGACAGGGTTGTAGTTGTAGGACTATTAACACCTACTTTAATGGGATACTATGTTGTGGCCCTTAGCTTATCTAGAGTGTTAAATGCTGTGCAGACTGCTATGATAACTGTTCTTATTCCAGATCTAATTCAGCAAGAAGAAAGAGTTATAAGAAGAAAAACCTTAAGAGCACTCCTGATGAGTACTAGCATTACTGGTTTAGTTGCAGTTCCATTGTTTTTTTAG
- the wbaP gene encoding undecaprenyl-phosphate galactose phosphotransferase WbaP, which yields MGLPSVIPTLPGSSAHERSRLTELPQSLILLLGDLAVGLFAAGLCVLFLNSTSHLKFDWATYVVWLSLWIIWRAYQGLYPGYGRSAQTELRLHTVGTIQLLGAQLAAVFAAHQLYITFTSILLQWTMILLFALPVRYLLRIIMIRAGYYGRTISIIGAGQTAVLAIHQLKFNPSYGLRPVAAYDDNPALQGDLIEGVPIVGTLEDALNEPRTKQALISIPGARAATQQNIINRFYSTFQITWVIPDLIGVPNHALQPHHMGSIVSLEIRNNLSSIRARFVKRTIDIVISLLILIIVIPFFIIIGLVIKLDSPGPIFYKASRVGLKGKTFPCYKFRSMYLNAEQRLIEMLKDDDEKRAEYDLFHKLREDPRITPFGSLLRKTSLDELPQLVNVLLGQMSLVGPRPYLPRELSKMSGFTNEILSVTPGMTGYWQVNERSGGTFEGRLNMDKFYITNWSPWLDLIILLQTIRVVLIGKGAY from the coding sequence ATGGGTTTGCCTTCAGTTATCCCTACGCTGCCTGGTTCTAGTGCCCATGAGCGCTCTCGTTTAACCGAATTACCACAATCATTAATTCTTCTACTTGGTGATCTTGCGGTCGGCTTATTCGCGGCGGGATTGTGTGTACTGTTTTTGAATTCAACTAGTCATTTAAAATTTGATTGGGCGACCTATGTGGTCTGGCTGAGCTTGTGGATTATCTGGCGGGCTTATCAAGGTTTATATCCGGGATATGGTCGTTCTGCTCAAACTGAATTGCGACTACATACTGTTGGTACGATACAGCTCTTAGGAGCACAGCTTGCAGCTGTTTTCGCTGCTCATCAACTTTATATCACATTTACTTCTATTTTATTGCAGTGGACAATGATTCTACTTTTTGCCTTACCTGTGAGATATTTGTTGCGTATAATTATGATTCGTGCTGGCTATTATGGGAGGACAATAAGTATTATAGGTGCAGGTCAAACTGCTGTTCTGGCAATCCATCAATTAAAATTTAATCCTTCATATGGTTTACGTCCAGTTGCAGCATACGATGATAACCCTGCTCTTCAGGGAGATTTGATTGAGGGTGTACCAATCGTGGGAACACTGGAGGACGCCTTGAATGAACCGCGTACTAAACAGGCGCTCATTTCTATACCGGGTGCGCGTGCTGCCACTCAACAAAACATTATCAATAGATTTTATAGTACATTTCAAATTACCTGGGTTATTCCAGATCTAATTGGTGTTCCTAATCATGCCTTGCAACCTCACCACATGGGCAGCATTGTTAGCCTAGAAATCAGAAATAACCTTAGCAGCATTCGGGCGCGATTTGTTAAGCGTACGATAGACATTGTGATTTCTCTCCTTATTCTAATTATCGTAATCCCTTTTTTTATTATAATTGGTCTTGTAATTAAACTAGATAGCCCCGGCCCTATCTTTTATAAGGCAAGCCGCGTTGGTTTGAAGGGAAAGACGTTCCCATGCTATAAGTTTAGGAGCATGTATTTAAATGCTGAGCAGAGACTGATTGAGATGTTGAAGGATGATGATGAGAAGAGGGCTGAATATGATTTATTTCATAAATTACGCGAAGATCCACGTATAACTCCGTTTGGTAGTTTGCTAAGAAAGACTAGTCTTGATGAGCTGCCTCAGTTAGTGAACGTACTACTTGGTCAAATGAGCTTAGTGGGGCCTAGGCCTTATCTACCACGTGAGTTGAGCAAGATGAGCGGTTTTACGAATGAAATACTATCAGTTACTCCTGGAATGACTGGCTATTGGCAAGTAAATGAACGTAGTGGAGGAACCTTTGAAGGACGTCTTAATATGGACAAATTTTATATCACCAACTGGTCTCCTTGGCTTGATCTAATTATACTTTTGCAAACAATTCGCGTTGTTTTGATTGGTAAAGGTGCGTACTAA